The following are encoded in a window of Mycolicibacterium crocinum genomic DNA:
- a CDS encoding MgtC/SapB family protein, whose amino-acid sequence MTEFDLVLLGRGALAAALGFVIGWERETCGSPAGDRTNALVGLGAAVFTALALDLFPQEVGRVIAGVATGVGFLGAGVILRQASGEVRGLTTAAGIWSVAALGVVIGAGRYWTGLILAALILLILLWEEIPGLARIGYNKRRAADRRADSGQDPPDE is encoded by the coding sequence GTGACCGAGTTCGATCTCGTGCTGCTGGGCCGGGGCGCCCTGGCTGCGGCCCTTGGGTTTGTGATCGGCTGGGAGCGCGAGACGTGCGGATCGCCCGCCGGTGACCGGACCAACGCCCTGGTGGGGCTGGGAGCAGCCGTGTTCACCGCATTAGCCCTGGACCTGTTCCCGCAGGAGGTGGGCAGGGTGATCGCCGGTGTCGCCACCGGGGTCGGGTTCCTGGGGGCCGGGGTGATCCTGCGTCAAGCTAGCGGTGAAGTCCGCGGGCTCACCACGGCCGCCGGTATCTGGTCAGTCGCCGCGCTCGGGGTGGTGATCGGTGCCGGACGGTATTGGACGGGACTCATCCTCGCCGCGCTGATCCTGCTCATCCTGCTGTGGGAGGAGATACCCGGACTTGCGCGGATCGGATACAACAAGCGCCGAGCCGCCGACCGGCGCGCAGATTCGGGTCAGGATCCACCTGACGAATGA
- a CDS encoding sulfocyanin-like copper-binding protein — MSTRRGSRDLAIALGAVVVAIACAVALGVGLVMRHNRIAANLPYPTGPGMGPGMMGPGQWGPGMMGPGMMGTGRSPAVPSCAAPALPGTVVDVTLTDMHTMMGPGGMMGPGGMMGPGWNGQYGSGQNSYRGPGMGMMGMMRILINPATVAPGQVSFRVVNAGVLNHELVVLPLAKGQYLGQRAIGPDGKVDEAGSLGEASRTCGADRGEDNPSNTGIAPGASGWTTVTLTPGRYELICNITGHYWTGMYAELDVSPPK; from the coding sequence ATGAGCACCCGTCGGGGTTCGCGTGACCTGGCTATCGCGCTCGGTGCGGTGGTGGTCGCTATCGCATGCGCCGTGGCATTGGGTGTCGGTTTGGTGATGCGCCATAACCGCATCGCCGCTAACCTTCCGTATCCGACTGGCCCAGGAATGGGCCCGGGCATGATGGGACCTGGGCAGTGGGGTCCGGGAATGATGGGACCCGGAATGATGGGGACCGGGCGGTCTCCTGCCGTTCCGTCCTGTGCGGCACCGGCATTGCCGGGCACCGTTGTCGATGTCACCCTCACCGATATGCACACCATGATGGGCCCCGGCGGCATGATGGGCCCTGGAGGCATGATGGGGCCTGGTTGGAACGGCCAGTATGGCTCCGGGCAAAACAGCTACCGAGGCCCGGGGATGGGAATGATGGGGATGATGCGCATCCTGATCAATCCGGCTACCGTCGCGCCGGGTCAGGTGTCGTTCCGAGTAGTCAATGCCGGTGTGTTGAACCATGAATTGGTGGTGCTGCCTCTCGCGAAAGGGCAATACCTCGGGCAGCGTGCCATCGGTCCGGACGGCAAGGTTGATGAGGCCGGCAGTCTTGGCGAAGCCTCACGCACCTGCGGCGCCGACCGGGGTGAGGACAATCCGAGCAACACCGGGATCGCCCCTGGGGCCAGCGGTTGGACGACCGTCACGCTCACACCGGGCCGCTACGAGTTGATCTGCAACATCACCGGTCACTACTGGACCGGGATGTACGCGGAACTCGATGTCAGCCCGCCGAAGTAG
- a CDS encoding SHOCT domain-containing protein — protein MCGYGWGNGWNSGWGGGGILMTVLMVVLLVAVIVAIIFAVRYLSGSGSSHHRGGPGLEGMRAEDRLADRFARGEIDEDEFRKRMTLLREHR, from the coding sequence ATGTGTGGATACGGCTGGGGTAACGGCTGGAACAGCGGCTGGGGCGGGGGCGGCATCCTGATGACGGTCTTGATGGTGGTGCTGTTGGTTGCGGTGATCGTGGCCATCATTTTCGCCGTCCGCTATCTGTCGGGTAGCGGCAGCTCCCACCACCGGGGCGGTCCAGGCCTGGAGGGGATGCGCGCCGAAGATCGGTTGGCCGATCGTTTCGCCCGAGGTGAGATCGACGAAGACGAGTTCCGCAAGCGGATGACGCTGCTGCGGGAACACCGTTGA
- a CDS encoding ArsR/SmtB family transcription factor translates to MEIPTASAALQRVELAPAAALFRSLGDPTRLAIVRRLAAGPARVVELVQAVGLAQSTVSKHLACLRQCGLVDSEPVGRASLFRLTQPALVDVLAAAQTVLDATGQAVTVCPTYGIDS, encoded by the coding sequence ATGGAGATCCCGACCGCCTCGGCAGCGTTACAGCGGGTGGAGCTGGCACCGGCGGCGGCATTGTTTCGTTCCCTCGGGGACCCCACCCGGCTGGCGATCGTGCGCCGGCTGGCGGCTGGCCCGGCGCGTGTGGTCGAGCTGGTGCAGGCAGTGGGGTTGGCGCAGTCCACCGTCTCCAAACACCTTGCCTGCCTGCGGCAGTGCGGTCTGGTCGACTCCGAGCCAGTCGGGCGCGCCTCGCTGTTTCGGCTGACGCAACCCGCGCTGGTCGATGTGCTCGCCGCGGCGCAGACGGTGCTGGATGCGACCGGTCAGGCAGTGACCGTGTGCCCGACGTACGGCATAGACAGCTGA
- a CDS encoding IS1380 family transposase yields the protein MQLSHTRPVASARFDDPNLVSCAGLVPMAALAHQCGLSSLADEHITVPTDKGANAGAKVLSLVAGMVAGADSIDDMALLRHGAMGTVFDRPYAPSTLGSFLREFSFGHVRQLDAVAARLLAGLHERTPVLAGVDGPVCVDLDDTIIEVHGYTKQGSGYGYSGVRGLNALIATLTTEHGAPIICGQRLRKGACGSARGAARIVGDTLATVTRLRSSAAATRPLLRADSAFYGYPTVAAALRGGADVSITVRLDPKVKAAIAAIPEDAWISIQYTDAIYDENTQRWISRAEVAEIDFTAFSSRKTSEQIPGRLVVRRIPDLNPASGEGQTTLFDTWRFHAFFTTTDLDTVTADKTHRGHALIEQVHADLKDSALAHLPSGRFGANAAWLVCAAMAFNLTRAAATLTGPALAKARTGTIRRTLISVPARIASSARRLTLHLPRNWPWETAWNTLFHSLFGRNRPLLA from the coding sequence ATGCAACTATCTCACACTCGTCCTGTGGCGTCAGCCCGCTTTGATGACCCCAATCTGGTGTCGTGTGCCGGGCTGGTCCCGATGGCCGCTCTGGCTCATCAGTGCGGGTTGAGCAGCCTGGCTGATGAGCACATCACGGTGCCGACCGACAAGGGCGCCAACGCCGGGGCGAAAGTCTTGTCGCTGGTCGCGGGCATGGTAGCTGGTGCTGACAGCATCGATGACATGGCCTTGCTGCGCCACGGCGCGATGGGCACCGTGTTCGACCGCCCGTACGCCCCGTCGACGCTGGGATCGTTCCTGCGCGAATTCAGCTTCGGTCATGTCCGCCAACTCGACGCCGTGGCGGCGCGGTTGCTGGCCGGTCTGCACGAACGCACTCCGGTGCTGGCCGGTGTTGACGGTCCGGTGTGTGTTGATCTCGATGACACCATCATCGAAGTGCACGGCTACACCAAACAGGGATCTGGTTACGGATACTCCGGGGTCCGTGGGTTAAATGCGCTGATCGCCACGCTCACCACTGAGCATGGTGCACCGATCATCTGCGGCCAACGCCTACGCAAAGGCGCCTGCGGATCAGCACGTGGAGCTGCCCGCATCGTCGGCGACACGCTGGCCACCGTGACACGACTGCGCTCTTCGGCGGCAGCCACCCGGCCGCTGCTGCGAGCCGACTCGGCGTTCTACGGCTACCCAACCGTGGCGGCTGCTCTGCGCGGTGGTGCCGACGTGTCGATCACCGTGCGCCTGGACCCAAAAGTCAAAGCCGCCATCGCCGCCATACCCGAGGACGCCTGGATCTCGATCCAGTACACCGACGCGATCTACGACGAGAACACCCAGCGCTGGATCTCGCGCGCCGAGGTCGCCGAGATCGACTTCACCGCGTTCAGCTCCCGCAAAACCAGCGAGCAGATCCCCGGCAGGCTGGTGGTGCGGCGCATCCCCGACCTCAACCCCGCCAGCGGCGAGGGGCAGACCACCCTGTTCGACACCTGGCGCTTCCATGCCTTCTTCACCACCACCGACCTCGATACCGTCACCGCCGACAAGACCCACCGCGGCCACGCGCTCATCGAGCAGGTCCACGCCGACCTCAAAGACTCTGCTCTGGCCCATCTGCCCTCGGGGCGATTCGGCGCCAACGCCGCCTGGCTGGTGTGCGCAGCGATGGCGTTCAACCTCACCCGCGCCGCGGCCACCCTGACCGGACCAGCGCTGGCCAAAGCCCGCACCGGCACCATCCGCCGCACCCTGATCAGCGTGCCGGCACGCATCGCCTCCTCGGCCCGACGCCTGACCCTGCACCTGCCACGCAACTGGCCCTGGGAAACCGCGTGGAACACCCTGTTCCACAGTCTGTTTGGCCGAAACCGGCCACTGCTGGCCTAA
- a CDS encoding cadmium resistance transporter, with the protein MHLAGMVQAAGMFVATNIDDLVVLMVFFGRARGDRSAIVRVVGGQYIGFAAILLVSVVGALGVRLLPGTAIAYFGLLPIVFGLRAAWSAWRHRRGNDGEDWEVGGRAGLGLSTVAAVTFANGGDNIGVYVPVFAAAGPSGMPAYIATFLIGVGLWCVLSNRIASHPGIAHALERWEHVLLPVVLIAIGIAILVGGGAFGL; encoded by the coding sequence GTGCACCTAGCGGGGATGGTTCAGGCGGCGGGGATGTTCGTGGCGACGAACATCGACGACCTTGTCGTTCTCATGGTGTTCTTCGGTCGGGCGCGCGGGGATCGGTCAGCGATCGTTCGGGTTGTGGGCGGCCAATACATCGGGTTTGCCGCGATTCTGCTGGTGTCGGTTGTGGGTGCGCTCGGAGTGCGACTTTTGCCTGGGACCGCCATCGCCTACTTTGGGCTGCTGCCGATCGTGTTCGGTCTGCGGGCGGCGTGGTCGGCCTGGCGCCATCGCCGCGGAAACGATGGCGAGGACTGGGAAGTGGGTGGCCGGGCCGGCCTGGGGCTTTCCACTGTTGCCGCAGTCACTTTCGCCAACGGGGGCGACAACATCGGCGTGTACGTTCCCGTGTTCGCCGCCGCCGGACCGTCAGGGATGCCTGCCTACATCGCCACCTTCCTGATCGGGGTCGGGTTGTGGTGCGTACTCAGCAATCGCATCGCCTCACATCCCGGTATCGCCCACGCTTTGGAACGCTGGGAACACGTGCTACTTCCTGTTGTGTTGATTGCTATCGGCATCGCAATCCTGGTCGGGGGCGGGGCGTTCGGCCTCTAG
- a CDS encoding DUF302 domain-containing protein, with the protein MSIAISTSLQSTFADAVARTRDALAAQGFGVLTEIDMKATLKAKLGHDMENYLILGACNPPLAHRAVDIDRQIGLLLPCNVVVRTDPADDSRVLVEAMNPQLLVQVTGEAALQDVADAVTGKLRAAIEALGPASF; encoded by the coding sequence ATGAGCATTGCTATCTCGACCTCGCTGCAGTCCACCTTCGCCGACGCGGTGGCCCGCACTCGTGATGCTCTGGCTGCTCAGGGCTTCGGCGTCCTCACCGAGATCGACATGAAAGCCACACTGAAGGCCAAATTAGGCCACGACATGGAGAACTACCTGATCCTCGGCGCCTGCAATCCCCCACTGGCGCACCGCGCCGTGGACATCGACCGCCAGATCGGACTGCTCCTGCCGTGCAACGTCGTCGTTCGCACCGATCCGGCCGATGACAGCCGAGTGCTCGTAGAAGCCATGAATCCCCAACTGCTGGTTCAGGTTACCGGCGAAGCCGCATTGCAGGACGTCGCCGACGCAGTCACCGGCAAGCTGCGCGCCGCGATCGAAGCCCTCGGACCGGCATCCTTCTAG